In the Cheilinus undulatus linkage group 19, ASM1832078v1, whole genome shotgun sequence genome, one interval contains:
- the LOC121527529 gene encoding TNFAIP3-interacting protein 1-like, with protein MSLHENASVKPPVERSAAENKQTDRLYPSLPSVNRYDAFMADRSVEEKLNPAAVFHSGSLPGNTQFDASVGSSEAGWKAKILILEEQKQELLSINEKWAKEYRTMRQYYKEKVQDLKALLQHDYSQFEEELCERGDRNTKLKFKTLETNKSTLTGDADISSELLRAEKEAKELREQNNTLTRRGQHQNEEIKRLHKALEEALQKTQPLEMSPETLHEVWKHQAEVYKEDFLKERKDREKLKEKYWDLEKKYRKVYRELHVFKSQATQTPQQEPECHCTTPPKCPNWEVQHINKHHMVLQRR; from the exons TCTCTACATGAAAATGCATCAGTGAAGCCTCCTGTGGAGAGATCAGCGGCTGAGAACAAACAGACTGACAGACTGTATCCATCACTGCCTAGTGTCAACAG gtaTGATGCTTTTATGGCGGATCGCTCCGTTGAAGAAAAGCTCAATCCAGCGGCAGTTTTCCATTCTGGTAGTCTCCCAGGAAACACCCAG TTTGATGCATCAGTGGGCAGCAGTGAGGCCGGATGGAAAGCAAAGATTCTTATTTTGGAGGAGCAAAAACAAGAG CTTCTTTCTATTAATGAGAAATGGGCTAAAGAGTACCGCACCATGAGGCAGTATTACAAAGAGAAG GTTCAAGATTTAAAAGCATTACTGCAACACGACTACAGCCAGTTTGAGGAGGAGCTGTGTGAAAGAGGAGACAGGAACACCAAGTTAAAATTCAAGACACTCGAGACTAACAAGAGCACGTTG ACTGGTGATGCTGACATCAGCTCTGAGCTACTGAGAGCAGAAAAGGAGGCCAAGGAGCTACGAGAGCAAAACAACACTTTGACCAGAAGAGGGCAGCATCAGAATGAGGAGATTAAGAGACTGCACAAG GCCCTGGAGGAGgcacttcagaaaacacaaccTCTAGAAATGAGCCCTGAAACACTACATGAAGTCTGGAAACATCAG GCTGAAGTCTACAAAGAAGACTTCCTGAAGGAGCGGAAGGACAGGGAGAAGCTAAAGGAGAAATACTGGGATCTAGAGAAGAAGTATAGAAAAGTTTACAGAGAGCTGCATGTCTTCAAATCTCAG GCGACACAGACGCCACAGCAGGAACCTGAATGTCACTGCACAACTCCACCAAAGTGTCCAAACTGGGAGGTCCAACACATCAACAAGCACCATATGGTGCTACAAAGGCGTTAA